The genomic window TTCGGCTTGGGGATGGTCAACATCAGGGTAGCCACCAAAAATCGGCGCATAACTTGCAACCAAATCCGCCGCACCTTTTAGCCAAAGATTTCCGCTTTCAATGGCGATCGCCATTTTTCCAATTCGGGCTTGTTGATGCGGATCTTCCGTCCTATTTAGCTCGTGTAAATACTGCCGCGTTGCGTCAAATAATGCCTCTGCGCCCCCCAACTGCACCGCCGCAAACCTAATTACTCCCGCCGTTAACCAAGGTTGGCGATAATAATCTCCTGGCTTGCCAATTAACCACTTAGCGTCTAATTCTACCCCAGTAAAATCTACTTTATAACTAGCCGTTGCTCGCATTCCCATCGGTTGCCACCAAGCCGGATCGCTCACCGTTGCGACTTCTTCCATCGGTACAATACACATTTGCCAAGTGCCGTCGGGCAGCGATCCGTTGACAAAAGGACGCTCAACGTACCCGCAGCCAGAAGCAAAGGTTTTTGAGCCTTCTAGCCTATAGCGTCCGTCGCCGAGGGGAATAATTTTTACACCATCTTCAGCTTCAGCATTCCAAACGCCAAATATTTTGTGGTGAAGTCGCGCGTCTTCTGCCAATTGCTCGATTTGTTCTCTTGTCCCAAAACTCTGCACCAATTGCAGCGCGTTAACGTGTCCTTCATAGATGCGCCCTACCGCCAAATTGCCGCTCCCAATGCACTTAAGCAACATTAGCGTTTCGTAAATGGCAACAGCGTCTATTCCCGCACCCCAGCCGCCTAAATGGGGTTGTAGTGGCGCTTCTAGCAGTCCACTATCAGCGATTAGTTCAAATTCTCGTACTGGAAATACCCCAAAGCGATCGCTCTCGGCGGCGTTGGTGGCACAATAAGCAGCAATTTCTTTTGCTCTAGCTAAGTGGTTAACGGCGTTACAAGTAGTGTTGAGCTTCGCGCTATACAATTGAGTATTGATATTTCCCCCTTCTTTGACAGCTTTGATAATACTGCTAAGAATAATGACTTATTAGTTCGATCTAACACCTCTATCTTCTGTACGATCTGACGATGGGTTATTTTTGTAGCTGTTAAATCTGTAAATTTGCGATCGCCCGCAATATGTAAATCAAGAATTATGTCAATCTGACTTTTACCCGTAGTTTGCCGGATTCATCCTACTTGTAAAATAGATAGACTCTATTAGCTAACGATTTTTTAGTATTAAAACATGAACTCACCCACAAATTTCGATTTTGAAGACGATAAATTTAACGCTCCACCATCGCTAACTATTCCTTGGTGTCAAATGATTAATCCTAGGTATGACAATGGCGAAATGCAGCCCTATGGATTAGCTATTAGAGTAGACAATGCTAAAGCCGTAGGTTTTACTCCTGATGCTAACTGGCAACAGATAGATTACGCTTTTAGCACTGGAGAAATTCAACCACTGTTTATTAGTAATACACCGCAGTTAGTTGTTGTTCGCCGAGGGCCATTATCGCTAAAAAATCGCGAAACTGGCGAAAAGATTGGGACGCTTAAAGACCATTACGACGCTTTTTTAACAGATAAACTTAAATTCAAAACCTATACTCGTCACTTAATTTACTTAGTAGATAATAACAAAAAGTTTTTGCATAAATTGCCTCTACAATTAACATTAAATGGCGCAGCAGGGGCAAGTTTTAGCAAAGCTTACTACGATTACAACAAGCAAAGTAGAGAATTAACTGGATTTTTGGGCGAATTAGAAAAAGCTTACGCGCAATATCGCCAACAACCAGTGTCATCAAAAGGTGGTTTATTCTACGCTCA from Synechocystis sp. PCC 7509 includes these protein-coding regions:
- a CDS encoding acyl-CoA dehydrogenase family protein, whose protein sequence is MYSAKLNTTCNAVNHLARAKEIAAYCATNAAESDRFGVFPVREFELIADSGLLEAPLQPHLGGWGAGIDAVAIYETLMLLKCIGSGNLAVGRIYEGHVNALQLVQSFGTREQIEQLAEDARLHHKIFGVWNAEAEDGVKIIPLGDGRYRLEGSKTFASGCGYVERPFVNGSLPDGTWQMCIVPMEEVATVSDPAWWQPMGMRATASYKVDFTGVELDAKWLIGKPGDYYRQPWLTAGVIRFAAVQLGGAEALFDATRQYLHELNRTEDPHQQARIGKMAIAIESGNLWLKGAADLVASYAPIFGGYPDVDHPQAEKLVAYTNMVRTTIESICMDAMQLSERIVGTRGLLPPYPMERIIRDLSLYLRQPAFDAALGSAGKYALADTTSIDSLWSKTYY
- a CDS encoding DUF5895 domain-containing protein, whose product is MNSPTNFDFEDDKFNAPPSLTIPWCQMINPRYDNGEMQPYGLAIRVDNAKAVGFTPDANWQQIDYAFSTGEIQPLFISNTPQLVVVRRGPLSLKNRETGEKIGTLKDHYDAFLTDKLKFKTYTRHLIYLVDNNKKFLHKLPLQLTLNGAAGASFSKAYYDYNKQSRELTGFLGELEKAYAQYRQQPVSSKGGLFYAHGIFCPIIESEERGSGENTALIAATTDYEHPTVDTLSKYLIASDAEESTIIVQAFEEHKEFGKENIKFVETSKVAATSSSAYTDDDEFDYPPY